From a region of the Geothrix sp. 21YS21S-2 genome:
- a CDS encoding S8 family serine peptidase, whose protein sequence is MPNVKLIIPNPPGTPLAHLRHLAGTAVSDQRSLGAHFTLADLGIPLGGPGDAWDVAHEAALQMQRRFLEPDVSAGFPEPSDPAGTREALAEEDGRAHDQVEGPLKGPGFGWHRLPDYAQLEAARLDANAGHPSETRVAICDVGFDLEHEAFPRDRVQYARNFLPDAAPANVRDRDVHGLLKNPGHGTGTMGILAAGKLGPDIVSAEPAGLEFFLGAAPDAFVVPLRIATSVVLFSVSSFVEAMEYLLDLDARGIHTDVVSMSMGGVGSAAWADVVNRAYARGILVVTAAGNNVPLGLGLHSPTSTVFPARFNRVVSATGVTAGFAPYATITDLKMRGNYGPPSKMRTAIAAYTPNSPWAFYRNDRRIDLDGQGTSSATPQVAGAAALYLRKHKGAMAGWEPWQVAEATRRALFRSARRTHPVTGAPLLDCDTYFGAGLLAALDALQCAPEQPGAPEPEDSVFLPALDVLFGNAGQPLAGWEGEDAFRKMLWLETVQLIHRDPQVEAAVADPDSGSMSGEEQANLRKAILDSPEASATLKRFIDAGYRSPLRTLPRRPIDPPPPVREEDPPPPQARRLQAYAFDPSLSGRFESFGFNKVSLDVPWEKLDPGPCGEYLAVIDHDPATGCFYPPVNLDHPHLLASEGLPQSPGNPQFHQQMVYAVAMRTIRNFEMALGRRVQWSPRMRPGSPDDSAFVQRLHVHPHALREQNAYYHPGKKALLFGYFPAEPADPQELYTGGITFSCLSQDIIAHETTHAILDGIYRRFNNPTNPDQLAFHEGFADLVALLQHFTIASVVESQVRRVRGDLKVGNALMEMAREFGEATGMHGALRTAIGGGADPATGRPDYLALGNTTEIHDRGAILVAAVFDAFLKIYDAKTADLRRIATGGTGLLPGGEISADLVRRFAGEATALASQFLQMCIRALDYCPPVDLTFADYLRALITADHDLLPSDPWGYRIAIAESFRQRAIFPANVITFGEETLLWHRPKGNCVSRMFQSAGQQLELLATHLLHLDPGPAQEGVPRPGARRRMFKLARGARATLHNRMRDHILALPAAEREEISRELGLDLGGEAPVFEVHTATIAERQGPDGRMLRQFVLTFLQGRTSVEDGVEIELWSGATVLLDRHDRSVRYIITKSAHSPERAARNRAFALAEAARNNPYFATSADQRFALIHAAGRIRHD, encoded by the coding sequence ATGCCGAACGTCAAGCTGATCATCCCCAATCCGCCAGGCACTCCGCTGGCGCATCTCAGGCACCTGGCCGGCACGGCGGTGTCGGACCAGCGCTCCCTTGGGGCGCATTTCACCCTGGCGGATCTGGGGATTCCACTCGGAGGGCCGGGCGATGCCTGGGACGTGGCGCATGAAGCGGCCCTCCAGATGCAGAGGCGGTTCCTCGAACCGGACGTGTCCGCGGGGTTTCCGGAACCCTCCGATCCCGCCGGGACCCGTGAGGCGCTGGCCGAGGAGGACGGCAGGGCCCACGATCAGGTGGAGGGCCCGCTCAAGGGTCCCGGTTTCGGCTGGCACCGGTTGCCGGACTACGCCCAGCTGGAGGCGGCCCGCCTGGACGCCAATGCCGGCCATCCCTCCGAGACCCGCGTCGCCATCTGCGATGTGGGCTTCGACCTGGAGCACGAGGCCTTCCCCAGGGACCGGGTCCAGTACGCCCGGAACTTCCTGCCCGACGCCGCCCCCGCCAATGTCCGGGACCGGGACGTCCACGGGCTCCTGAAGAACCCCGGCCACGGGACGGGGACGATGGGGATCCTGGCCGCGGGGAAGCTCGGGCCGGACATCGTCTCGGCCGAGCCCGCAGGGCTGGAATTCTTCCTGGGCGCCGCGCCGGATGCCTTCGTGGTTCCGCTGCGCATCGCCACTTCGGTGGTGCTCTTCAGCGTCTCCAGCTTCGTGGAGGCGATGGAGTACCTGCTGGATCTCGACGCGCGGGGGATCCACACCGATGTCGTCTCCATGAGCATGGGGGGCGTAGGCAGCGCGGCCTGGGCCGACGTGGTGAACCGCGCCTACGCCCGGGGGATCCTCGTCGTCACGGCGGCGGGCAACAACGTCCCCCTGGGCCTCGGCCTTCACAGCCCCACGAGCACGGTGTTTCCCGCGCGGTTCAACCGGGTGGTCTCCGCCACCGGCGTCACGGCCGGGTTCGCCCCCTACGCCACCATCACCGATCTGAAGATGCGCGGGAACTACGGTCCGCCCAGCAAGATGCGCACGGCCATCGCGGCCTACACGCCGAATTCCCCCTGGGCCTTCTACCGGAACGACCGCAGGATCGATCTGGACGGGCAGGGCACCTCCTCCGCGACGCCCCAGGTGGCGGGGGCCGCGGCGCTGTACCTCCGCAAGCACAAGGGGGCCATGGCCGGCTGGGAGCCCTGGCAGGTGGCCGAGGCCACGCGCCGGGCGCTCTTCCGGAGCGCGCGCCGCACCCATCCCGTGACCGGGGCGCCCCTGCTGGATTGCGATACGTACTTCGGCGCCGGCCTCCTCGCGGCCCTGGACGCGCTGCAGTGCGCTCCCGAGCAGCCCGGGGCCCCCGAACCCGAGGATTCCGTCTTCCTGCCCGCCCTGGACGTCCTCTTCGGGAACGCAGGGCAGCCGCTGGCGGGCTGGGAGGGCGAGGACGCGTTCCGGAAGATGCTCTGGCTGGAGACGGTCCAGCTGATCCACCGGGATCCCCAGGTCGAAGCCGCCGTGGCCGACCCCGACAGCGGTTCCATGAGCGGGGAGGAGCAGGCGAACCTCCGGAAGGCGATCCTCGACAGTCCGGAGGCCTCGGCCACCCTGAAGCGGTTCATCGACGCCGGCTACCGGTCCCCCCTGCGCACCCTCCCGCGCAGGCCCATCGACCCGCCTCCCCCGGTCCGGGAGGAGGATCCGCCGCCCCCCCAGGCCAGGCGGCTCCAGGCCTACGCCTTCGACCCGAGCCTTTCCGGGAGGTTCGAGAGCTTCGGCTTCAACAAGGTCTCCCTCGACGTTCCCTGGGAGAAGCTGGACCCGGGCCCCTGCGGGGAGTACCTCGCCGTCATCGACCACGACCCCGCCACGGGCTGCTTCTACCCGCCGGTGAACCTGGACCACCCGCATCTGCTCGCCTCCGAGGGCCTTCCGCAGTCTCCCGGCAATCCCCAGTTCCACCAGCAGATGGTCTACGCGGTGGCCATGCGCACCATCCGGAATTTCGAGATGGCCCTGGGGCGCCGCGTCCAGTGGTCTCCCCGGATGCGGCCGGGAAGCCCCGACGACAGCGCCTTCGTCCAGCGCCTCCATGTGCATCCCCACGCGCTGCGGGAGCAGAACGCCTACTACCATCCCGGCAAGAAGGCCCTGCTCTTCGGCTACTTCCCGGCCGAACCCGCGGATCCCCAGGAGCTCTACACGGGCGGCATAACCTTTTCGTGCCTGTCCCAGGACATCATCGCCCACGAAACCACCCACGCCATCCTCGACGGCATCTACCGCCGGTTCAACAACCCTACCAACCCGGACCAGCTGGCCTTCCACGAGGGCTTCGCCGACCTGGTCGCGCTGCTCCAGCACTTCACCATCGCGAGCGTGGTCGAGTCGCAGGTCCGCAGGGTCCGCGGCGATCTGAAGGTGGGCAACGCGCTGATGGAGATGGCCCGGGAGTTCGGGGAGGCGACCGGGATGCACGGCGCCCTCCGCACCGCCATCGGCGGCGGCGCCGATCCGGCCACGGGAAGGCCGGACTACCTCGCCCTCGGCAATACGACGGAGATCCACGACCGGGGCGCGATCCTCGTGGCGGCCGTGTTTGACGCCTTCCTGAAGATCTACGACGCCAAGACCGCCGACCTCCGCCGCATCGCCACGGGCGGGACCGGCCTCCTGCCCGGCGGCGAGATATCGGCGGATCTCGTGAGGCGCTTCGCTGGGGAGGCCACGGCCCTCGCCTCCCAGTTCCTGCAGATGTGCATCCGCGCCCTGGACTACTGCCCCCCGGTCGACCTCACGTTCGCCGACTACCTCCGGGCCCTGATCACCGCGGACCACGACCTGCTGCCTTCGGATCCCTGGGGCTACCGGATCGCCATCGCCGAAAGCTTCCGCCAGCGGGCCATCTTCCCGGCCAACGTGATCACCTTCGGCGAGGAGACCCTCCTCTGGCACCGCCCGAAGGGGAACTGCGTCAGCCGGATGTTCCAGTCGGCGGGGCAGCAGCTGGAACTTCTCGCCACCCACCTCCTCCACCTGGATCCGGGGCCCGCCCAGGAGGGCGTTCCCCGCCCCGGGGCCCGGCGGCGGATGTTCAAGCTCGCCCGCGGCGCCCGGGCGACCCTCCACAACCGGATGCGGGACCATATCCTGGCGCTTCCGGCCGCGGAGCGGGAGGAGATCTCCCGCGAGCTCGGCCTCGACCTGGGCGGCGAGGCTCCGGTTTTCGAGGTGCACACCGCCACCATCGCCGAACGGCAGGGGCCGGACGGTCGCATGCTCCGGCAGTTCGTCCTGACCTTCCTGCAGGGGAGGACGTCCGTCGAGGACGGGGTCGAGATCGAGCTCTGGAGCGGCGCGACCGTGCTCCTGGACCGCCACGACCGCTCCGTGCGCTACATCATCACCAAGAGCGCCCACAGCCCGGAGCGCGCAGCCCGGAACCGGGCCTTCGCCCTCGCGGAAGCCGCCCGGAACAACCCCTACTTCGCCACCTCGGCCGATCAGCGCTTCGCCCTGATCCACGCCGCGGGGAGGATCCGCCATGACTGA
- a CDS encoding AraC family transcriptional regulator — translation MPFHPTLQTLSLTAGAWRCSGKPSSEPQPESQWILILPRKRFAIRRSGKRALLLPGMALVAEPGECLSMASVEGAPIEATLFSLADARVAPALRPGIRPLSAASLIAHHCWQSLETQPMDDLSGELVAFDLIASIGSMDAPAPVFPGRLRRRMEDALEQLVQASEPRSLAALAESVGLTPCSLSRAISGYLGMPFREYSLRLKLAKALDLMRAGPRLSIGAIACQAGFSSHAHFTDAMRARVGFSPRQVRHPLTARRHLELLLERP, via the coding sequence ATGCCGTTCCATCCCACGCTCCAGACCCTTTCGCTCACTGCCGGTGCATGGCGCTGCTCCGGCAAACCGTCCAGCGAGCCGCAGCCTGAATCCCAATGGATTTTGATTCTTCCAAGAAAACGGTTTGCAATCCGCCGATCGGGAAAGCGCGCACTCCTGCTCCCAGGCATGGCCCTGGTTGCCGAACCTGGAGAATGCCTTTCCATGGCGAGCGTGGAAGGCGCTCCCATCGAGGCGACCCTTTTCTCGCTTGCCGACGCCAGGGTTGCTCCAGCCCTCAGGCCCGGAATCAGGCCCCTCTCCGCGGCATCCCTCATCGCGCACCATTGCTGGCAGAGCCTGGAGACACAGCCGATGGATGACCTTTCGGGCGAGCTGGTCGCCTTCGACCTGATCGCGTCCATCGGCTCCATGGATGCGCCTGCCCCGGTTTTTCCCGGCCGCTTGAGAAGGAGGATGGAAGATGCGCTGGAGCAGCTTGTCCAGGCTTCGGAACCACGCTCGCTGGCTGCTCTCGCTGAATCCGTTGGGCTGACGCCATGCTCGCTCAGCCGCGCCATCTCGGGCTATCTGGGAATGCCCTTCCGCGAGTATTCGCTGCGCCTGAAACTGGCGAAGGCCCTCGACCTGATGCGCGCAGGTCCCAGGCTGTCGATCGGGGCCATCGCGTGCCAGGCGGGTTTCTCTTCCCATGCCCATTTCACGGATGCCATGCGGGCGCGGGTCGGCTTCTCGCCGCGACAGGTGAGGCATCCCCTGACGGCCAGGAGGCACCTGGAACTGCTCCTTGAACGACCGTGA
- a CDS encoding type IV toxin-antitoxin system AbiEi family antitoxin, protein MIELAEAENLIRVALRNFEEQTGFAGNLIAPGDARRDEQKPDRHDAWVEIIGGDTRNAFVVEVKKTIGRVWALEDVQRRLKAYPAPGLLFTRYVSPALARQCKDLGLQFMDTAGNAYINEPGMFIQITGQRPAVDPWEETATFKGFTPAGLKILYAFICDEALLNAPFREIAKAAKVGLGTVAETIRDLRRQGFAVVDEQLKSRLFNTRRLRETWIESYPIRLRRKLQGRRFTAPDPEWWKEARPRDQGAYWGSEVAAAKLTGYLLPQTCTLYTHGDPKALILRYRLRPDPMGTIEVLQAFWDPALPQGPAPNEDVVHPLLVEADLKAIDDPRTNETARMIHEKFIQ, encoded by the coding sequence GTGATCGAACTGGCTGAGGCGGAAAACCTGATCCGGGTAGCCCTCCGAAACTTCGAGGAGCAAACCGGTTTCGCTGGCAATCTCATTGCTCCCGGAGACGCACGGCGTGACGAGCAGAAACCCGATCGTCACGATGCCTGGGTCGAAATCATAGGCGGGGACACACGGAATGCCTTCGTTGTCGAGGTGAAGAAGACCATCGGCCGGGTCTGGGCCCTGGAGGATGTGCAGCGCCGATTGAAGGCCTACCCGGCTCCCGGCCTGTTGTTCACCCGGTATGTCTCCCCGGCACTCGCAAGGCAATGCAAGGACCTGGGCCTGCAATTCATGGACACAGCCGGGAATGCCTATATCAATGAGCCCGGCATGTTCATCCAGATCACGGGCCAACGCCCCGCGGTCGACCCTTGGGAGGAGACCGCGACTTTCAAGGGCTTCACCCCCGCAGGATTGAAGATCCTCTACGCCTTCATCTGCGATGAAGCCCTGCTCAATGCGCCTTTCCGGGAAATCGCCAAGGCCGCCAAGGTCGGGCTGGGCACCGTGGCTGAAACCATCAGGGATCTCAGGAGGCAAGGCTTCGCGGTGGTGGACGAGCAACTCAAAAGTCGCCTTTTCAACACCAGGCGACTGCGGGAGACCTGGATTGAAAGCTATCCCATAAGGCTCCGGAGAAAACTTCAGGGAAGACGGTTCACAGCCCCCGACCCAGAGTGGTGGAAAGAGGCTCGGCCGAGAGACCAGGGTGCCTACTGGGGAAGCGAAGTTGCCGCGGCCAAACTCACCGGGTACCTTCTTCCCCAAACCTGCACCCTCTATACCCACGGGGATCCCAAGGCCCTCATCCTCCGCTACCGCCTGCGCCCTGATCCCATGGGGACCATCGAGGTTCTCCAGGCCTTCTGGGATCCCGCCCTGCCGCAGGGACCCGCTCCCAACGAGGATGTGGTGCATCCTCTCCTTGTCGAAGCTGACCTGAAGGCCATCGATGATCCCCGTACCAACGAAACGGCAAGAATGATCCATGAAAAATTTATTCAATAG
- a CDS encoding nucleotidyl transferase AbiEii/AbiGii toxin family protein, which yields MKNLFNSLLRPLDTALVVLLTDVDQICKSVQVDFLLTGSMPREIALYHVFGLDKGRGTADVDFGISVQSWEHFEQLRSAFLDSGLFERDPNPSVFWSRRPGRLQVDLVPFGAIEKDDGTIAWPPEERQRMNVLGYEAALRHAWSFPLSDNIEIPMASLPGTVLLKLMAWRDRGEARGGKDALDLMTILESYDRVLGQDALFGPFQDLLVAYQFDQEVAAAHILGAEVRDMTEVRTLEVMLEPFTEKGRESLKSHMIRKYQAVDRSRPLARAGGFLNALENGLRTGLVVPEG from the coding sequence ATGAAAAATTTATTCAATAGCCTCTTGCGCCCCCTGGACACTGCCCTGGTCGTCCTGCTTACGGATGTGGACCAGATCTGCAAGTCCGTCCAGGTGGATTTCTTGCTCACCGGCTCGATGCCCCGGGAAATCGCTCTGTACCATGTCTTCGGCCTGGACAAAGGACGAGGAACCGCCGATGTGGACTTTGGCATTTCGGTCCAGTCGTGGGAGCATTTCGAACAGCTCCGAAGCGCCTTCTTGGACTCGGGCCTGTTCGAAAGGGACCCCAATCCCAGTGTATTTTGGAGCAGGCGCCCTGGCCGCCTTCAAGTCGACCTGGTACCGTTCGGGGCGATCGAGAAAGACGACGGAACCATTGCTTGGCCGCCCGAGGAACGCCAACGAATGAACGTTCTCGGCTACGAGGCTGCCCTGCGACATGCGTGGAGCTTTCCCCTTTCAGACAACATCGAGATCCCCATGGCCTCCTTGCCGGGAACTGTCCTGCTAAAGCTGATGGCTTGGCGCGATCGAGGCGAAGCCAGGGGCGGCAAGGATGCCCTTGACCTGATGACCATCCTGGAGAGCTACGACCGGGTGTTGGGCCAGGACGCCTTGTTCGGCCCATTCCAGGATCTGCTCGTGGCTTATCAGTTCGACCAAGAGGTGGCGGCCGCCCATATCCTGGGCGCCGAAGTCCGGGATATGACTGAGGTCAGGACCCTTGAGGTGATGCTGGAACCTTTCACGGAAAAAGGACGAGAATCTTTGAAATCGCACATGATCCGGAAATACCAGGCTGTGGATCGAAGCCGCCCCCTTGCCCGTGCCGGCGGCTTCCTGAATGCCTTGGAGAACGGCCTCCGGACTGGACTGGTGGTGCCTGAAGGTTGA
- a CDS encoding phosphomannose isomerase type II C-terminal cupin domain, whose translation MTQKPATLHVDKPWGSFDQFVLNTPCTVKILTCSPGAKLSLQRHRLRNELWVALDAGVVVELDGKVLTPDKGAQIWLPAGSIHRLSCEAARTSPVRVLEISLGTFDEDDIERLEDVYGRN comes from the coding sequence ATGACCCAGAAACCCGCCACCCTCCACGTCGACAAACCCTGGGGCAGCTTCGACCAGTTCGTCCTGAACACCCCCTGCACCGTCAAGATCCTCACCTGCAGCCCCGGCGCCAAGCTCAGCCTCCAGCGCCACCGCCTGCGCAACGAGCTGTGGGTCGCCCTGGACGCCGGCGTCGTCGTGGAACTGGACGGCAAGGTCCTCACCCCCGACAAGGGCGCCCAGATCTGGCTCCCCGCCGGCAGCATCCACCGCCTCAGCTGCGAAGCCGCCCGCACCAGCCCCGTGCGGGTCCTGGAGATCAGCCTCGGCACCTTCGACGAGGACGACATCGAGCGCCTGGAAGACGTCTACGGCCGGAACTGA
- a CDS encoding mannose-1-phosphate guanylyltransferase → MTKPKNGPRKVAVIMAGGRGTRFWPRSRGARPKQFLAMVGEETLLNATVSRMTPSFLPEDIYIVTTEELAAETRRMLPQLPPGNVLVEPEGRNTAPCLALALAIIESRTPDGVMVVLSADSWIGDQDKFLEDIDTAVDHASRKRDLVVFGIRPTYPETGYGYIETEGKGKVLGASAFREKPSYEKAVEYLESGHHFWNAGMFVWTLQDLRAELTRHCPEILAPLDEWMAAGADAARLAAAYGRLPKLSIDYALMEKSDRVAVVPARFRWSDVGSWPAVVEFHEPDASGNVVQGDVILLESNNCAIFGGKRLIAGSGLENLIVVDEPDALLLCRKDRAQDVKTIVERLASLGRTDLL, encoded by the coding sequence ATGACAAAGCCCAAGAACGGCCCGCGCAAGGTCGCGGTCATCATGGCCGGCGGCCGCGGCACGCGCTTCTGGCCCCGGTCCCGGGGCGCCCGCCCCAAGCAGTTCCTGGCCATGGTGGGGGAGGAGACCCTCCTCAACGCCACCGTCAGCCGCATGACCCCCTCCTTCCTCCCCGAGGACATCTACATCGTCACCACCGAGGAACTGGCCGCCGAGACCCGGCGCATGCTGCCCCAGCTCCCGCCCGGCAACGTCCTGGTGGAGCCCGAGGGCCGCAACACCGCGCCCTGTCTGGCCCTGGCCCTGGCCATCATCGAGAGCCGCACCCCCGACGGCGTCATGGTGGTCCTCTCCGCCGACTCCTGGATCGGGGACCAGGACAAGTTCCTGGAGGACATCGACACCGCCGTGGACCACGCCTCCCGCAAGAGGGACCTGGTGGTCTTCGGCATCCGCCCCACCTATCCCGAGACCGGCTACGGCTACATCGAGACCGAGGGCAAGGGCAAGGTCCTGGGCGCCTCGGCCTTCCGCGAGAAGCCCTCCTACGAGAAGGCGGTGGAGTACCTGGAATCCGGCCACCACTTCTGGAACGCCGGCATGTTCGTGTGGACCCTCCAGGACCTGCGCGCCGAACTGACCCGCCACTGCCCCGAGATCCTCGCCCCCCTCGACGAGTGGATGGCCGCCGGCGCCGACGCCGCCAGGCTCGCCGCGGCCTACGGCCGCCTCCCCAAGCTCTCCATCGACTACGCCCTCATGGAGAAGTCCGATCGCGTGGCCGTCGTCCCCGCCCGCTTCCGCTGGTCCGACGTGGGCTCCTGGCCCGCCGTGGTGGAGTTCCACGAACCCGACGCCTCCGGCAACGTCGTCCAGGGCGATGTCATCCTGCTCGAATCCAACAACTGCGCCATCTTCGGGGGCAAGCGCCTCATCGCGGGCTCCGGCCTGGAGAACCTGATCGTCGTGGACGAACCCGACGCCCTCCTCCTCTGCCGCAAGGACCGCGCCCAGGACGTGAAGACCATCGTCGAGCGCCTGGCCTCCCTGGGCCGCACCGATCTCCTCTAG
- the pfkA gene encoding 6-phosphofructokinase, producing MRIAVLTSGGDAPGMNAAIRAVVRTADSLNINVYGIWRGFQGLVEQDWRPLTSRNCANILQRGGTILNTARCEAWHLPAVRAKAAQDLRDAGVDGLVVIGGDGSFTGAELLNREHNIPCAGIPGTIDNDLPGTDRTLGFDTALNTAVQAIDRIRDTASAHERIFLVEVMGRSSGMIAVNTAIACGAEAVLYPESDNQGYDALVSQLKAGWQRGKRSSIVVVAEGDFTGGAYKISERLQAEYNLDLRVVVLGHIQRGGSPTALDRIWGSMWGAEAVKRLAAGETSFYLGSQHGELVINPFSRIRDPKPNPPKELAALAGILAR from the coding sequence TTGAGAATAGCTGTACTTACTTCTGGTGGGGACGCTCCCGGCATGAATGCCGCCATCCGTGCGGTCGTTCGAACGGCTGATTCCCTGAACATCAACGTCTACGGAATCTGGCGGGGCTTCCAGGGGCTCGTGGAGCAGGACTGGCGGCCTTTGACCTCCCGCAACTGCGCCAATATCCTCCAGCGCGGCGGCACCATCCTCAACACCGCCCGGTGCGAGGCCTGGCACCTGCCCGCCGTGCGCGCCAAGGCCGCCCAGGACCTCCGGGACGCCGGCGTGGACGGCCTGGTGGTCATCGGCGGCGACGGCAGCTTCACCGGCGCCGAGCTCCTCAACCGGGAACACAACATCCCCTGCGCCGGGATTCCCGGCACCATCGACAACGACCTGCCCGGCACCGACCGGACCCTGGGCTTCGACACCGCCCTCAACACGGCGGTCCAGGCCATCGACCGGATCCGCGACACCGCCAGCGCCCACGAGCGCATCTTCCTGGTGGAGGTCATGGGCCGCAGCTCGGGAATGATCGCGGTCAACACCGCCATCGCCTGCGGCGCCGAGGCCGTCCTCTACCCGGAATCGGACAACCAGGGCTACGATGCCCTGGTTTCCCAGCTCAAGGCCGGCTGGCAGCGCGGGAAGCGCTCCAGCATCGTGGTGGTCGCCGAGGGCGACTTCACCGGCGGCGCCTACAAGATCAGCGAGCGCCTCCAGGCCGAGTACAACCTCGACCTGCGGGTCGTGGTGCTGGGCCACATCCAGCGGGGCGGCAGTCCGACGGCCCTGGACCGCATCTGGGGCAGCATGTGGGGCGCCGAGGCCGTGAAACGGCTCGCCGCGGGCGAGACTTCCTTCTATCTTGGTTCGCAGCACGGGGAACTGGTCATCAACCCCTTCTCCCGCATCCGAGATCCCAAACCCAATCCCCCCAAGGAATTGGCCGCGCTGGCAGGCATCCTGGCCCGGTAG
- the thiC gene encoding phosphomethylpyrimidine synthase ThiC gives MSTIPDSQPTGGSVLASCLVPFPASEKIYVPGSRPDLRVPLRRISLHPTRDFDGTLTPNAPLDLYDTTGPYTDPQGGVDLARGLKPLRLAWIQERGDVEELPGATSLYRKLRERDPELDRIRFHAERQPMRARAGRNVSQMHYARQGIITPEMEFIAIRENMGREAAGIKSHITPEFVRSEVARGRAVIPCNINHPETEPMIIGRSFLVKINANIGNSAVASTIEEEVEKMAWSIRWGADTVMDLSTGDNIHETREWILRNSPVPIGTVPIYQALEKVNGKAEDLTWEIFRDTLIEQAEQGVDYFTIHAGVRLRYVPMTAKRMTGIVSRGGSILAKWCLAHHQENFLYTHFEDICEIMAAYDVAFSLGDGLRPGSTADANDEAQFAELDTLGELTKIAWKHDVQVIIEGPGHVPMHLIKENMDRQLEVCGEAPFYTLGPLTTDVAPGYDHITSAIGAAMIGWYGTAMLCYVTPKEHLGLPNKKDVKDGVIAYKIAAHAADLAKGHPGARLWDDAMSKARFEFRWEDQFNLAMDPDTAREFHDETLPAEGAKVAHFCSMCGPHFCSMKITQDVREYAKTHGLAEEEALAAGMEEKSKEFEATGAEIYHQA, from the coding sequence ATGTCAACTATTCCCGATTCCCAGCCCACTGGAGGTTCCGTCCTCGCAAGCTGCCTCGTGCCCTTCCCGGCTTCGGAAAAAATCTATGTGCCCGGCTCCCGGCCCGACCTGCGGGTGCCCCTGCGCCGCATCAGCCTCCACCCCACCCGGGACTTCGACGGCACCCTGACGCCCAACGCCCCCCTGGACCTCTACGACACCACGGGCCCCTACACCGACCCCCAGGGCGGGGTTGACCTGGCCCGCGGGCTCAAGCCCCTTCGCCTGGCCTGGATCCAGGAGCGCGGGGACGTGGAGGAGCTGCCCGGCGCCACCAGCCTCTACCGCAAACTGCGGGAACGGGACCCGGAGCTGGACCGCATCCGCTTCCACGCCGAGCGCCAGCCCATGCGGGCCCGGGCCGGCCGGAACGTCTCCCAGATGCACTACGCCCGCCAGGGCATCATCACCCCCGAAATGGAGTTCATCGCCATCCGGGAGAACATGGGCCGCGAGGCCGCCGGCATCAAGAGCCACATCACGCCCGAGTTCGTGCGCAGCGAGGTGGCCCGGGGACGCGCCGTGATCCCCTGCAACATCAACCACCCCGAGACCGAGCCCATGATCATCGGGCGCAGCTTCCTGGTGAAGATCAACGCCAACATCGGCAACTCCGCCGTGGCCTCCACCATCGAGGAGGAGGTGGAGAAGATGGCCTGGTCCATCCGCTGGGGCGCCGACACCGTCATGGACCTGTCCACGGGCGACAACATCCACGAGACCCGGGAGTGGATCCTCCGCAACTCCCCCGTGCCCATCGGCACCGTGCCCATCTACCAGGCCCTGGAGAAGGTCAACGGCAAGGCCGAGGACCTCACCTGGGAGATCTTCCGGGACACCCTCATCGAGCAGGCCGAGCAGGGCGTGGACTACTTCACCATCCACGCCGGCGTGCGCCTGCGCTACGTGCCCATGACCGCCAAGCGCATGACGGGCATCGTCAGCCGGGGCGGCTCGATCCTGGCCAAGTGGTGCCTGGCGCACCACCAGGAGAACTTCCTCTACACGCACTTCGAGGACATCTGCGAGATCATGGCGGCCTACGACGTGGCCTTCTCCCTGGGGGACGGGCTGCGCCCGGGCTCCACGGCCGACGCCAACGACGAGGCCCAGTTCGCCGAGCTGGACACCCTCGGGGAGCTCACGAAGATCGCCTGGAAGCATGACGTCCAGGTCATCATCGAGGGCCCCGGCCACGTGCCCATGCACCTCATCAAGGAGAACATGGACCGCCAGCTGGAGGTCTGCGGCGAGGCGCCCTTCTATACCCTGGGCCCGCTCACCACCGACGTGGCCCCCGGCTACGACCACATCACCTCGGCCATCGGCGCGGCCATGATCGGGTGGTACGGCACGGCCATGCTCTGCTACGTGACCCCCAAGGAGCACCTGGGCCTGCCCAACAAGAAGGACGTGAAGGACGGGGTCATCGCCTACAAGATCGCCGCCCACGCCGCCGACCTGGCCAAGGGGCACCCCGGCGCCCGCCTCTGGGACGACGCCATGAGCAAGGCCCGGTTCGAGTTCCGCTGGGAGGACCAGTTCAACCTGGCCATGGACCCGGACACCGCCCGGGAGTTCCACGACGAGACCCTGCCGGCCGAAGGGGCCAAGGTGGCCCACTTCTGCTCCATGTGCGGCCCCCACTTCTGTTCCATGAAGATCACCCAGGACGTGCGGGAGTACGCCAAGACCCACGGCCTCGCCGAGGAGGAGGCCCTGGCCGCCGGCATGGAGGAGAAGAGCAAGGAATTCGAGGCCACGGGTGCGGAGATCTACCATCAGGCGTAG